The Pleurocapsa minor HA4230-MV1 nucleotide sequence TTTTCAAGGGCAAATTAAGCCTGGAAAAGCCTGTATTGTAGAGCGTAAAGGTAAGGTAACTTATCTCGATAATAGTTTTGAACTTACCGATAAACAGCTAATTAGCTACGATCGCGGACGAGATCCTGAAACAGATGAGCTTGTTTGGGGTTCGATCGCAGGGCCATTTGAGTTTTCCCCTGTTCAAAGTTTTGCCGATGAGGTAGTTAGATGAAGTCCGTTTAGACAATTTTAATTAAAACTCGCGCCCTAAAGGACTAGCTTCGCGTCGCAAAGACGCAAAGGCGCAAAGGCGTTTATCCCGCTTACTTTGGGGCAAAGATTTTATAAGAAGTAATCAAGCGGACTTGATATTACACCTTAAAATCAGAACGCGATTTAAATGCTGTCTGGCGACTTTTAGACTGGTAAACTATTTTTAACTTGTAACCAATAGAAAAATATCTTGCCTGAACTTCCAGAAGTAGAAACAGTCCGACGCGGATTAAACAATTTAACTCTCCAGCAGAAAATTCTAGGAGGAGAAGTTTTATTACCCAGGACTTTAGCTTATCCGCCTGAAATCGAACAATTTTGGCAAGGAATTACGGGAGTGGCGATCGCCCAGTGGCATAGAAGAGGTAAATATCTTTTGGCTCAATTAGAAAGCGATCCGAAGACTCAGTCTAAGCCTGATCGCCCCGCAGGTTGGTTAGGGGTACATCTACGCATGACGGGACAGCTTCTATGGCTACCGCAGGATGCTCCTCTCCAAAAACATACTCGTATTCGTTTGTTCTTCCCCGATCGCCAAGAGTTACGCTTTGTTGATACTCGCACCTTTGGCAAGGTTTGGTATTGTCCCCCTGAAACTGAACTTGAGTCTGTGATTACAGGCCTACAAAAATTAGGCCCTGAACCCTTTGCCGATGATTTCTCAGTCAAGTATTTTACCGAAAAGCTCCATAATTGTCGTCGTCAGATCAAAACTCTGCTGTTAGATCAAGCGATCGTGGCGGGAATAGGCAATATCTACGCCGATGAAGCTCTATTTCAAAGTGGAATTTTACCCCATACAGTAGCTGCCGAGCTAAAACCAAAGCAAATCAAAAAACTTCACCAAGCAATTATAGATGTTTTGCAAACTTCGATTGACAAAGGCGGAACAACTTTTAGTGACTTTCTCGATCTCCTAGGGGTTAGCGGTAATTATGGTGATGCTGCTCTAGTTTATGGCAGAAAAAATCAACCGTGCAAAGTTTGTGATACTCCCATTGAGAAAATTAAGCTGGGTGGGCGATCTTCACATTTTTGTCCTCAGTGTCAAGAGTAAGATTAGTTTTAATACTATTTCTCAAAAGTAATAAGGTAGTAGCACATCCACTTTAACTTGTTGGGTAAAATAATCAAAATCCGTAGGGCGAGGCACACCCCACTCTACTTAAATGAACCCAATGTTTTAGCCTAGACGCGCTACTACCAAGTCTCTTATTACTTCCTATTTCCTATTTCCTACTTCCTACTTATGTATTTTCTCTTCTTTCTATTTGGATATTAAAACCCTCTTCTTCGGTAGGAGGTTGAAAATAACTATTTACTTGATGAAACACTTTTTCGGTATCAAAATTAGCGGAATTTGGGTTAATTTTTCGCCGTTGTTCGATCTGTTTTAGACAAAGTTCATCACTTGCTTCAAGGTAATATAATTTATGTGGTATTTTATCCTCGGAAAATATTTCTTTGAACCAAGCTCGTTGATTAGGCGTATTACCTGGAAAATCCATAACTACGGAAATATCAGAATTTAAGAGATTTTGAACGTGTTTCTTTAGTAAAGGCTTGAGACGCGATGAATATTTTAGATAATCAGCAAATACTTTAATTTCTTCAGGATAAACAGCTGCCAACCATTCATCTTCAGAAAGTAGTATGGCATCATATTCATTCGCTAGTTTGCTCGCTTGGGTCGATTTACCAGACCTCATCTTCCCACAAAAAAATATTAGGGCGTGTCATCAATTAGAAAAATGCGCTCGCTTCGGAAGAGATAGAATAATCCACAGAAGAGCTAAAAGAAAGAGTAAATTGTGACCAAACGTTATGCTTTGAGAGATGATCAGTGGTCAAGAATTAAGAATCTACTTCCAGGAAGAGAAGGAACGGTGGGAGTGACAGCCAAGGACAATAGATTGTTTATAGAAGCAGTACTATATCGTTACAGAGCAGGTATTCCGTGGAGAGATTTACCGTCGAGATTTGGTGATTTTAGAGTGGTGCATACGAGACATAGCCGATGGAGTAAAAAAGGAATTTGGGAAATGGTATTTCAACCTTGCTTCTTCTGTCGTTTGGCTTAATTGATGACACGCCCTAATTAGTAATTAGTAATCAGTAATTAGTAATTAATATTATGGTTCTTGATAACTGGCTACTCTAACGCTCAATTTTCCTGCTTGGGGATCTTGGTCAAAAATAAATTCTCCAGACACAGTTTCTTGACGAGACAAGAAATCGATTTCTTGGTGACCAACTTGGGTTGCTTCTGGAGTAACCAGTTCACCGACAACTTCAACCGAATTAGCAGTTTTTCCCCCAAAGTTGGTGAGGGTAAACGGGACGTAATATTGCTGATTAACCTGTCTTACTTTAGCAGTAGATACAGATAAAATTGGCGGATTTGTATCTCCCGTGATCCAGGTATAGCAAATCAAGGCAACAATGATACTTAACAAGAACAATGAAATACTCAAGCTGACTTTTTCAGCTAGCGATCGCTTGGGAGAATTTTTGGACATAGGAAAACTAGAAGGAATAAATAAAATTTGTCCTAGGAAACTAACTGCAAGATTCAAAACTTTAAACTTTAAACTGCCAAACG carries:
- a CDS encoding TIGR02588 family protein encodes the protein MSKNSPKRSLAEKVSLSISLFLLSIIVALICYTWITGDTNPPILSVSTAKVRQVNQQYYVPFTLTNFGGKTANSVEVVGELVTPEATQVGHQEIDFLSRQETVSGEFIFDQDPQAGKLSVRVASYQEP
- a CDS encoding DNA-formamidopyrimidine glycosylase; amino-acid sequence: MPELPEVETVRRGLNNLTLQQKILGGEVLLPRTLAYPPEIEQFWQGITGVAIAQWHRRGKYLLAQLESDPKTQSKPDRPAGWLGVHLRMTGQLLWLPQDAPLQKHTRIRLFFPDRQELRFVDTRTFGKVWYCPPETELESVITGLQKLGPEPFADDFSVKYFTEKLHNCRRQIKTLLLDQAIVAGIGNIYADEALFQSGILPHTVAAELKPKQIKKLHQAIIDVLQTSIDKGGTTFSDFLDLLGVSGNYGDAALVYGRKNQPCKVCDTPIEKIKLGGRSSHFCPQCQE
- a CDS encoding ATP-binding protein, producing MRSGKSTQASKLANEYDAILLSEDEWLAAVYPEEIKVFADYLKYSSRLKPLLKKHVQNLLNSDISVVMDFPGNTPNQRAWFKEIFSEDKIPHKLYYLEASDELCLKQIEQRRKINPNSANFDTEKVFHQVNSYFQPPTEEEGFNIQIERRENT